One window from the genome of Carassius carassius chromosome 15, fCarCar2.1, whole genome shotgun sequence encodes:
- the smpd5 gene encoding sphingomyelin phosphodiesterase 5 produces the protein MSLRESPFPNFFLEGLHAVGWGLIFPCFWFLDRLLAVCISTSLERMWRREMECYLHPLQVVFGSVLFFILFVISTPFALLGFVLWAPLQAVRRPFAYHHQEQIIPMEDRNARWEETGKVSFGFLTGNLCLLPDGVARFNNLGHTQKRAAYIGKSIVQGVTRPHIRIFVDSPSSCGVVTPSNSFIPQPPPSAYGSIDVFAANQTEDVSEADGIPKPNPHKHPPRLADVPVEVSALFPSSVDVVCLQEVFDKRAAMKLTRALAPLYGHVLYDVGVYACQPAGACSSFKFFNSGLFLASRFPVMEAEYRCFPNGRGEDALAAKGLLTVKVEIGLQKGEKKMVGYINCTHLHAPEGEGAIRFEQLNMVTKWINEFQAVTRREDEMVMFDVLCGDFNFDNCSPDDRLEQSHGVFEEYTDPCRAAAGREKPWVIGSLLEQPTLYDENMRTPDSLQRTLETEELRKDYISPPVAVEGVPLVYPEPDEPWTGRRIDYLLYRESSVSSHGKTELEEMTYVTQLAGLTDHVPLAFRLSVSLDTPH, from the exons ATGTCTTTAAGAGAGTCTCCTTTCCCCAATTTCTTCCTGGAAGGCCTCCATGCCGTAGGATGGGGTCTGATCTTCCCTTGTTTCTGGTTCCTGGACCGTCTCCTCGCCGTCTGCATCTCCACCAGTCTGGAGCGCATGTGGCGGCGCGAGATGGAGTGCTACCTCCACCCGCTCCAGGTCGTCTTTGGCTCCGTCCTCTTCTTCATCCTGTTCGTGATCTCCACGCCGTTCGCGCTGCTGGGGTTCGTGCTGTGGGCACCGCTGCAGGCCGTACGCCGGCCGTTCGCGTATCACCATCAAGAGCAGATCATTCCTATGGAGGACCGTAATGCTAGATGGGAAGAGACCGGGAAAGTCAGCTTTGGGTTTTTGACGGGAAACCTGTGTCTGCTTCCCGACGGTGTCGCACGCTTTAACAACCTCGGGCACACACAAAAACGCGCGGCGTACATCGGGAAAAGCATCGTCCAAGGCGTCACCCGCCCTCACATCCGTATTTTCGTCGATTCTCCCAGCAGCTGCGGCGTTGTTACGCCCTCCAACAGTTTCATCCCACAACCGCCGCCATCCGCGTATGGATCCATCGATGTTTTCGCGGCCAATCAGACGGAAGATGTTTCCGAAGCCGACGGCATTCCCAAACCCAACCCTCACAAGCATCCGCCTCGGCTCGCTGACGTCCCGGTGGAAGTGTCCGCTCTGTTCCCGTCCTCCGTGGATGTCGTGTGTCTCCAGGAGGTTTTCGATAAGCGAGCTGCTATGAAGCTCACGCGAGCGCTCGCTCCGCTCTACGGACACGTGCTCTACGACGTCGGCGTCTACGCCTGCCAGCCGGCTGGAGCGTGCTCGTCTTTTAAGTTTTTTAACAGCGGTTTGTTTCTTGCTAGTCGCTTTCCCGTGATGGAGGCTGAGTATCGCTGCTTTCCCAACGGACGAGGAGAAGACGCTCTGGCTGCTAAAGGACTGCTCACTGTAAAG GTGGAAATCGggttgcaaaaaggtgaaaagaaAATGGTGGGGTATATTAACTGCACTCACCTGCACGCTCCTGAAG GGGAAGGAGCCATTCGCTTCGAGCAGCTGAACATGGTGACCAAATGGATCAATGAGTTCCAGGCAGTGACCAGACGAGAAGATGAGATGGTGATGTTTGATGTGCTCTGTGGAGACTTTAACTTTGACAACTGCTCTCCTg ACGACAGGCTGGAGCAAAGCCACGGTGTGTTTGAGGAGTACACGGACCCCTGCAGAGCCGCAGCTGGCAGAGAGAAGCCCTGGGTCATCG GATCGCTGTTGGAGCAGCCCACGCTGTACGATGAGAACATGAGGACCCCCGACAGCCTGCAGCG GACTCTGGAGACTGAAGAGCTGCGTAAGGACTATATTTCTCCTCCGGTGGCGGTCGAAGGTGTTCCTCTGGTCTATCCTGAGCCTGATGAGCCCTGGACGGGACGCCGGATCGATTACCTCCTGTATCGAGAGAGCTCTGTCTCCAGCCACGGCAAAACT GAGCTGGAGGAGATGACGTACGTGACGCAGCTGGCTGGACTCACAGATCACGTTCCTCTGGCCTTCAGACTCTCCGTCTCTCTGGACACACCGCACTAA
- the gpatch3 gene encoding G patch domain-containing protein 3 isoform X1, whose protein sequence is MAASEEVTFFVVNNIPAQFRSAELRNYFSQFVESKGFACFHYRHRPELRLQAADNNGSRERSAEGKTCCCVVSVRSRESDRFVTMYLGNHWIDSKGNWLRRKCLIRRVRVSEQAEHDSFPYKTKAEMRRHVAQSEHFTLSDLKGLPELNPPSLMPAGNVGTPVSVFLELIQSCRLPPRLIRKLGLTFPKTGSSRRYGNVPYMYHNTAIVSPSQESVFTAGGVEISRPGRLYKPTSSQREDKDKPTSLQREDKDTPTSSQREDKDTPTSSQREDKDTPTSSQREDKDTPTSSQREDKDTPTSSKREDKDTPTSSKREDKDTPTSSQREDKDTPTSSQREDKDTPTSSQREDKDTPTRSSETDEKDPPSSPLVNEESQESGSEEELSDPDDDDDRCEEWERHEALHDDVTSQERSKERLFEEEIELKWEKGGSGLVFYTDAQFWQEEEGDFDEQTADDWDVDMSVYYDTDGGDMDSRDYVRMRSERRLRDGLEGLPGRQQKIGSFERFTKGVGRRVMEKQGWREGEGLGNSQRGMSEALENEGQHPNCKRGFGYHGEKLSSYLPLKKPRKDFHISTVYDEPKDIDKGDEVLRRQPGTSLKYRHR, encoded by the exons ATGGCGGCGTCAGAAGAGGTGACGTTTTTCGTTGTAAACAACATTCCCGCTCAGTTCCGATCCGCAGAGCTGAGGAACTATTTCAGTCAGTTTGTCGAGAGTAAAGGGTTCGCGTGTTTCCATTACCGCCATCGACCGGAGCTTCGCTTGCAGGCCGCGGACAATAACGGATCTCGCGAGAGGAGCGCGGAGGGGAAGACTTGTTGTTGTGTGGTATCAGTTCGCTCTCGGGAATCTGACAGGTTCGTGACGATGTATTTGGGGAACCACTGGATCGACTCTAAAGGAAACTGGCTGAGGAGAAAGTGTTTGATCCGGAGAGTCAGAGTATCGGAGCAGGCCG AGCATGATTCATTCCCGTACAAGACGAAGGCCGAGATGAGACGGCACGTTGCCCAATCAGAGCACTTCACACTGTCGGACCTCAAGGGCCTGCCGGAGCTCAATCCGCCCTCCCTCATGCCGGCCGGGAACGTTGGCACCCCTGTCAGTGTTTTCCTGGAGCTCATCCAATCCTGCCGTCTGCCGCCGCGGCTCATCCGCAAACTAGGGCTCACGTTCCCCAAGACGGGCTCGAGTCGCCGCTACGGGAACGTGCCCTACATGTATCACAACACGGCCATTGTGAGCCCCTCGCAGGAGAGCGTCTTCACCGCCGGAGGAGTCGAGATCTCGAGGCCCGGCCGCCTGTACAAGCCCACAAGCTCACAGAGAGAAGATAAGGACAAGCCCACAAGTTTACAGAGAGAGGATAAGGACACGCCCACAAGTTCACAAAGAGAAGATAAGGACACGCCCACAAGCTCACAGAGAGAAGATAAGGACACGCCCACAAGCTCACAGAGAGAAGATAAGGACACGCCCACAAGCTCACAGAGAGAAGATAAGGACACGCCCACAAGCTCAAAGAGAGAAGATAAAGACACACCCACAAGCTCAAAGAGAGAAGACAAGGACACGCCCACAAGTTCACAGAGAGAAGACAAGGACACGCCCACAAGTTCACAAAGAGAAGATAAGGACACACCCACAAGCTCACAGAGAGAAGATAAGGACACGCCCACAAG AAGCTCAGAGACCGATGAAAAGGACCCGCCCAGTTCTCCACTTGTCAATGAAGAGTCACAGGAATCAGGAAGTGAAGAGGAGCTGTCCGACCCTGATGAT GACGATGACCGCTGTGAGGAGTGGGAGCGTCACGAGGCCCTCCACGATGACGTCACCAGTCAGGAGCGCTCTAAAGAGAGGCTGTTTGAGGAGGAGATCGAGCTCAAGTGGGAGAAGGGCGGATCGGGCCTCGTCTTCTACACAGACGCTCAGTTCTGGCAGGAGGAGGAAGGAG attTCGATGAGCAAACAGCAGACGACTGGGACGTGGATATGAGCGTCTACTATGACACAG ACGGAGGAGATATGGACTCCAGAGATTATGTGCGCATGCGCTCTGAGAGGAGGCTGCGGGACGGTCTGGAGGGTCTGCCGGGACGCCAGCAGAAAATCGGCAGCTTTGAGCGCTTTACAAAG ggaGTGGGCCGGCGTGTGATGGAGAAGCAGGGCTGGAGGGAGGGAGAAGGGCTCGGGAACAGCCAGAGGGGAATGTCGGAAGCACTGGAGAACGAAGGCCAGCATCCCAACTGTAAGAGAGGCTTCGG GTATCACGGAGAGAAGCTCAGCTCATACCTTCCACTTAAAAAGCCCAGAAAAGACTTTCACATCTCCACAGTTTATGATGAACCTAAAGACATTGATAAAGGCGATGAAGTGCTGCGGCGTCAACCTGGCACCAGCCTGAAGTACAGACACCGCTGA
- the gpatch3 gene encoding G patch domain-containing protein 3 isoform X2, translating into MAASEEVTFFVVNNIPAQFRSAELRNYFSQFVESKGFACFHYRHRPELRLQAADNNGSRERSAEGKTCCCVVSVRSRESDRFVTMYLGNHWIDSKGNWLRRKCLIRRVRVSEQAEHDSFPYKTKAEMRRHVAQSEHFTLSDLKGLPELNPPSLMPAGNVGTPVSVFLELIQSCRLPPRLIRKLGLTFPKTGSSRRYGNVPYMYHNTAIVSPSQESVFTAGGVEISRPGRLDTPTSSQREDKHTPTSSQREDKHTPTSSQREDKHTPTSSQREDNDTPTSSQRVDMDMPTSSQTVDQDTPTSTYTVDKDTPTSSETDEKDPPSSPLVNEESQESGSEEELSDPDDDDDRCEEWERHEALHDDVTSQERSKERLFEEEIELKWEKGGSGLVFYTDAQFWQEEEGDFDEQTADDWDVDMSVYYDTDGGDMDSRDYVRMRSERRLRDGLEGLPGRQQKIGSFERFTKGVGRRVMEKQGWREGEGLGNSQRGMSEALENEGQHPNCKRGFGYHGEKLSSYLPLKKPRKDFHISTVYDEPKDIDKGDEVLRRQPGTSLKYRHR; encoded by the exons ATGGCGGCGTCAGAAGAGGTGACGTTTTTCGTTGTAAACAACATTCCCGCTCAGTTCCGATCCGCAGAGCTGAGGAACTATTTCAGTCAGTTTGTCGAGAGTAAAGGGTTCGCGTGTTTCCATTACCGCCATCGACCGGAGCTTCGCTTGCAGGCCGCGGACAATAACGGATCTCGCGAGAGGAGCGCGGAGGGGAAGACTTGTTGTTGTGTGGTATCAGTTCGCTCTCGGGAATCTGACAGGTTCGTGACGATGTATTTGGGGAACCACTGGATCGACTCTAAAGGAAACTGGCTGAGGAGAAAGTGTTTGATCCGGAGAGTCAGAGTATCGGAGCAGGCCG AGCATGATTCATTCCCGTACAAGACGAAGGCCGAGATGAGACGGCACGTTGCCCAATCAGAGCACTTCACACTGTCGGACCTCAAGGGCCTGCCGGAGCTCAATCCGCCCTCCCTCATGCCGGCCGGGAACGTTGGCACCCCTGTCAGTGTTTTCCTGGAGCTCATCCAATCCTGCCGTCTGCCGCCGCGGCTCATCCGCAAACTAGGGCTCACGTTCCCCAAGACGGGCTCGAGTCGCCGCTACGGGAACGTGCCCTACATGTATCACAACACGGCCATTGTGAGCCCCTCGCAGGAGAGCGTCTTCACCGCCGGAGGAGTCGAGATCTCGAGGCCCGGCCGCCT GGACACGCCCACAAGCTCACAGAGAGAAGATAAGCACACGCCCACAAGCTCACAGAGAGAAGATAAGCACACGCCCACAAGCTCACAGAGAGAAGATAAGCACACGCCCACAAGCTCACAGAGAGAAGATAACGACACGCCCACAAGCTCACAGAGAGTTGATATGGACATGCCCACAAGCTCACAGACGGTAGATCAGGACACGCCCACAAGCACATATACGGTAGATAAGGACACGCCCACAAGCTCAGAGACCGATGAAAAGGACCCGCCCAGTTCTCCACTTGTCAATGAAGAGTCACAGGAATCAGGAAGTGAAGAGGAGCTGTCCGACCCTGATGAT GACGATGACCGCTGTGAGGAGTGGGAGCGTCACGAGGCCCTCCACGATGACGTCACCAGTCAGGAGCGCTCTAAAGAGAGGCTGTTTGAGGAGGAGATCGAGCTCAAGTGGGAGAAGGGCGGATCGGGCCTCGTCTTCTACACAGACGCTCAGTTCTGGCAGGAGGAGGAAGGAG attTCGATGAGCAAACAGCAGACGACTGGGACGTGGATATGAGCGTCTACTATGACACAG ACGGAGGAGATATGGACTCCAGAGATTATGTGCGCATGCGCTCTGAGAGGAGGCTGCGGGACGGTCTGGAGGGTCTGCCGGGACGCCAGCAGAAAATCGGCAGCTTTGAGCGCTTTACAAAG ggaGTGGGCCGGCGTGTGATGGAGAAGCAGGGCTGGAGGGAGGGAGAAGGGCTCGGGAACAGCCAGAGGGGAATGTCGGAAGCACTGGAGAACGAAGGCCAGCATCCCAACTGTAAGAGAGGCTTCGG GTATCACGGAGAGAAGCTCAGCTCATACCTTCCACTTAAAAAGCCCAGAAAAGACTTTCACATCTCCACAGTTTATGATGAACCTAAAGACATTGATAAAGGCGATGAAGTGCTGCGGCGTCAACCTGGCACCAGCCTGAAGTACAGACACCGCTGA